A genomic window from Syngnathus typhle isolate RoL2023-S1 ecotype Sweden linkage group LG18, RoL_Styp_1.0, whole genome shotgun sequence includes:
- the bhlha15 gene encoding class A basic helix-loop-helix protein 15 encodes MKSKGKAIKASRRTWSDPEPELEPDTEAEPGSSEQEDSEASVRIGCSWRGSLRSREGKRQGGGGGRRRHSSTTKERSVRRLESNERERQRMHKLNNAFQALREAIPHVKTDKKLSKIETLTLAKNYIKALTSIILDMSGACLPAGEDPSEASAAKLLECYQKHLEEEGEEGLTQYLTHMHSLSQHS; translated from the coding sequence ATGAAGTCCAAGGGGAAAGCTATAAAAGCATCCAGAAGAACCTGGTCTGACCCAGAGCCAGAACTTGAACCAGACACAGAAGCGGAACCGGGCTCCAGTGAGCAAGAAGACTCGGAGGCCTCGGTGAGGATCGGCTGCTCCTGGAGAGGTTCGTTGAGGAGCAGGGAGGGCAAGCGGCAAGGAGGGGGCGGAGGTCGTCGGCGACACAGCTCCACCACCAAGGAGCGCAGCGTCCGGCGTTTGGAGAGCAATGAGAGGGAACGTCAGCGCATGCACAAACTCAACAACGCCTTCCAAGCGTTACGCGAGGCCATCCCGCACGTGAAGACGGACAAAAAACTCTCCAAGATTGAGACGCTGACACTGGCAAAGAACTACATCAAGGCCTTGACTTCCATCATCCTGGACATGTCGGGGGCCTGCCTCCCCGCTGGCGAGGACCCGTCGGAGGCCAGTGCCGCCAAACTGCTTGAGTGCTACCAGAAACATCTTGAGGAGGAAGGCGAGGAGGGGCTCACCCAGTATCTCACCCACATGCACAGTTTAAGCCAACACAGCTAG